CCCCCCGAGGCGAGCAGCTTCTCCAGGTATCGGCGCTGTGCCTGGCGGCTCAGGCCGGCGAGGACGTCGAAGCGGGGCTGCCCGAGGACGTGCACCTCGGCCTCGGGGTGGCGCGCCCACCCTCGGCCCAGGGCGAGGTCCCGCTCGCCCATGACGATGATGTCGCGGCTGTGCAGGGCCGGCCAGGCGACCGATTCCGCCGTCCAGGCCCCGTGCTGGACGTGAACCGAGTTCGCCCCGCGCCGCTCGGCGGCGTGCGCGGCCAGCACGCCCAGGGGGCTGGTGTCGTTGCTCAGCAGGACGGTGTGCGGCCGGGTGCTCGACAACATGTCGTCGAGCCAGCTCTCCGCCCGCACCACCGTCCGCCACGATGGCTGGGTGCAGCCCCCGCTGGTCTCCAAGAGCACCGACAGAAGCCTTATGAGCCGGGCCAGTTGGACACCGTGGCCTTCCACCTGGACGACTTGCTCGTCGTCGGGACGGTGGAGGCCCTCGGCGGTGCCGGAGAGGGTGAAGAGGTCACTCGGGGCCGAGCGCAGCTCGATACCCGTGACCGATCCCGCGCTGCACCGCTCGGCGGCATCAGTGGCGAGATCGAGCAGGAGACTCCTCTGCCCGCCGCGCGCCAGTTCGGCGAGAACCGGGGTCAGCGTGGCTGCGTGACGGGAGGTCCACGACAGCGCCAGAACGTCCTGCCGTCCGAGATCCGAGGGGAGCGGACTCGGCTCCGTGTTCGCCGTACTCGTCCGGGCGCGGTTGCGGAGCTGGGCGGAGCGGGTCGGGTTGTGCGGTGCCGCAGCACCGAGCACGTACGCGACGCCGGACCACGTCACGGTGTAGGCCAGGTACTCACGCGAGCTGCTCGAACGCAGTCCCACGAGTCCTTCGTACGGGGCCAGGGTCAGGGGCCCTGGGGTCGAGGCGAACGGTGCCCAGCCGTTCAGGGCCAGGAGCTTGCGCACGATCTCGGCGACGAAGCGTCGCACGGGGACGTGCTGGACGTGGAGCCAGCCGGCTCCGCCCGGGGTGGAGGCCAGTGTGGCGCTGTAGTGGTCGAGGGCTGCCATGACGTCTTCGACGCCGGAGCGCAGTACCTGCTTGTCGACGGTCGTTGCTTCCAGGTTCGTGGTGTGGACGTGGTCGGTTCGCGCGTGCGCCAGGGCACCGGTTCCCACGAGAGCCCACATCGGCTTCCCGGTGTTGGTGGAGCGGACCAGGCCGAGGCCGCCAGTCGTGCGGGGACTCACACCGTGCTCCCCTCGACGAGCTGCTTGGCGGGGAGGAGGAGGCTCAGCAGTTCCTTGGGCGACGCGGCCGTCTCGGGGTCGGGAGCCGTCGGCTGCCCGTAGCCCCATGCAGCGTGTACATAGGGGACGCCGGCGCGTGCGGCCGACTCCTGGTCGACCGCCATGTCACCCACGTAGACGGCGGAGGCAGGGTCGACTCCCAGGTCGACCAGCGCCAGGAGGAGCGGGTCCGGGGCCGGCTTCGTCCGGCCCGCTCCTGCGGGCGTGCGGATGGTCGCGAAGGGACACCCGAGGCGCGCGAGGAGCGGGGCCGCCCGGTCGACGTGCTTGGACGTCACGACGCCCAGCCGCCAGTCGGCGGCCACGAAGGCGTGGAGCGTCTCGACGATGCCGGCGAACTCCTCCGCGAGATGCGCGGTGGCCACGGACTCCGCCTCGTACGTCTGGCGGACCGCCTCGGTGTCAGTCAGGCCCAATCGCTGCATGATGTCCCCGAACTCGCGACCCAGGTGGCGCTCGTAGTCGCGGAAGGGGAGCGCGACGCCATGGAACTCCTGGACCCTCTGCCACGCCTTCCGCATCACCGGACGCGTGTCGAGCAGGACGCCGTCGAGGTCTAGAAGAAGAGCGCGCGACCTGTGGTCGCTCGGCGCGGCCGGAGCCGGTGGCGATTCGTGAGTGGGAACGGTCATGATCATCCTCTCGTCAGGGTGGCTGTTGCGCCTCAGGGGGCCGAGGCCGGCTCGAGTTCCAACTCGGGATACCGGGCCGGGCCAATCAGGCCGCTTCCTGCGGGTCGTCAGTCGAAGGCGAGACCGATCCGTTCGGCGCGGCCGGCAGGCGCGAGAGCCAGTGAAAGCACGAGAGGTTGAAGCCACGCCCCCGAACCTCACCGGCGGGCACGGCGAAGAGATCGATGCCCTCTTCGCTGGGCGCCGATGGGGCGGCCTCCCGGATGGCGAGGAGCGCTTCGCCCTGCTCGCGGTGCGGCAGGAGGCGCGGCGCACGATCGGTGTGTCCCTCGAAAGTCATGGTCAGCCCTCGGTCAGGTGTATTTGAAGGTGAAGGCGAGCGCGACGCTCGCGGTGGCGATCAGGGCGATCTGGGCGCTGATCTGCCGCCAGCCCCAGCCCTTCCTGTCCATCCAGAGCAGTGGACGCCTTCAAGTCGGCGCGACGGGCTCCTCGGAGATCACGAGGTGGAGAAACGCCCGGCAGTGCTCGCCCAGATGTTTAATCACGGCGTGGTACTCGTCGTCATCGGAGCTGATGTTGTGCCGGTCGAGGACCATAACGCCGTCGGCCAAGCCCTCGCGGAGCTGCCGCTCGGCTTCCCGCCAACCAGGTCGATCCCAAGGCGGCATGTAGACGCCCTGGCTCGCACTGGACGCCGGGAAG
The DNA window shown above is from Streptomyces sp. Alt3 and carries:
- a CDS encoding HAD family hydrolase; the protein is MTVPTHESPPAPAAPSDHRSRALLLDLDGVLLDTRPVMRKAWQRVQEFHGVALPFRDYERHLGREFGDIMQRLGLTDTEAVRQTYEAESVATAHLAEEFAGIVETLHAFVAADWRLGVVTSKHVDRAAPLLARLGCPFATIRTPAGAGRTKPAPDPLLLALVDLGVDPASAVYVGDMAVDQESAARAGVPYVHAAWGYGQPTAPDPETAASPKELLSLLLPAKQLVEGSTV